In Chitinophagaceae bacterium, the genomic window TTATGGGATTGGAAGGATAACACGCACCTTCCCAAAAAGAAAGCGGAAAAGAAGAAGTAAATACCGGGGCCTGCAACTTTAGCGTAAGTTAGTTGAAAAATATTTTTTTAATTTTACTCCCATCCAAAAAGCCTGCATAATCCTGCTTTTAACGATTATTATTTACGCCTGCAATAAAGTTGATTTAACTTTAATTGGCAATACGCCTAATACAACCCAAAAAATTCTTTACAATACCTCCTGGCACAAATGCACAGGTAATAAGAGTAATGAATGAAATTAAAAAACGAAATGAACGCAAAGAATTTGTAACCAAATTTGCTATCCAAAACGGTTATCCTGTTTGGAACAAAGTATTAATGGGCACATCCCAAAAGCAGTATGCCCATGCAAGCCTTGCAGGCAATAGCCTCGATGGCGTTACCGATACCACTATTTTAATACCCTTTGTAATGGAAGGCGAATTTAGCGTAAAAGGTTTTATACGTGCAACGCTCAACGATAGCGTAAGCCTTAGCTACTCCCTTGCCAAAGATTATAAAGCTTACGAAGAAAAATTAGATAATTCAAAAACCGCATCTTCGGCATTTGCCATGCTGAGTATGGCATTAAATAAAATAGTGTTCAATGAAGAGTATTATAAAATAACCAACCCAAAAATTTTAAGTACCGATACGGCTCATATAGCAACGCAAAAAATTAAACTTAATGAAATAAATTTTTCAATTACAGATAGTGCAAATATGAGATACCTAATCTTATGTAGTTCATTTACACAAACGCAAGCGGTTTGCGGCACTCCGGGGCTGCTGTATGTAGTGACGAAGATGGATGTGATGCAGGATCTTGCCCAACAAATTCATGCCATTTGGTTACAACTACAACAAATATTTGTACTGGTATAGATTATCCCGATATACTTGGCTCAACAGGAGGCGGCTCAACGGGTGAAGGCGGCGGAAGCAATGGCGGTGGGCCAATACCTTATGTTTACCCCTGCGAAGGCACACAAAACAACCCAGCTCCTTTTACCGCAACCAATAATATAGAAGACCCCGGGGATTGCCCCGAACCGGGAGAAGGCGATGGGTGGATACCCTGGCAGGATGAGCCTCAAACGCCTTGTGAAATAGCACAAAATGCAGCTAAAAAAATGGACACGCTTTTTAATGCAAGTAAAGCTGACTCTGTTTTGAACACTATTCCCAATTTGTCTACAGAAACCAAGGAAAAAGGATTTGCCATTTATCAGAATATTATAATAAACCCATTTAACCCTACTGATACCAGTGTTACCGGATATAGCTGCGGTGACGTACAAACAGGCACTGATTCTTCAATTCTTATTGAGTACATCTACAATCCTAATACTAAACGGCCAATTACATGGCTGCACACTCATAATAAAGATGGATATTCTGCACAATCTGCAAAAGACATCTATGAACTTTTAGAGGATAATTTATCAAACTCAAATTTCCAGGGAGCTTTTGTTGCAGCGGCAGATGGCAGCCAATATGCCATTACTGTTACCAACGATTCATTAGCAAACCTGTTCACAAATACTAAAAGCATTTTTCTGGATGGTGCAAAATGGAATGAAACATCCAATATTGGAAAAGCGTTTAAAGAGGCAGAAAAATATTTTAAAAATGGGGATAGTACAAAAACAAATTATGCTTATGAAATGGCTATGGCAACGGTACTTAAGCAATTTAATGCAGGTGTTACACTCAATAAAAAAGATACCAATGGCAACTTTAAACCTATAGTTGTAAATACTATCATAGCAAATCACAACAAACCCAAGAAAAAGCAGTATGTACAAGATTGCTTATAATTATTTAACTTTAAACTATTACAAAATGAAAAAAATAATATTAATACCAATTTTATATATCAGCATTTTTAAGAATGCCAATTCACAGACTGTACCTGTTACAGATACATTGGCATATTTACAAACTATTGTTACCAATAAGGCTAATTATATCGGTCATCCTTTTTCAACACTTGCGAATAGTTTACAGATTCAAATAAAATCTTTTTTCCCATTTGCAAGTTTGCCATACGATAAAACAAAAGAAACGTCTACTGATTTTTCTTTTTACTTTCCCCTGAATGTAGACGAATTATATCTTACTTATCCATATTTAGTAATCTATTGGCAACCTTTTTTAAATACAAACCAATCTAATATCATTCAGCAAACCAATGATAACAAATGGCGATGTGTAAGCGTCCCCTTTTTTCGGTCAATCCAAAATTAGAGTTTTCTGTTCAGCTTTTTGTTTTTTTAATACTTTATCCACTAACCGGCTCTCTTCAATTTGAAAAGGATTTCCGTTCGCCGTTTGTGGATAAAGCTTTTGTGCATATTTTGAACATTGGCACCATTTTTCAGCAAACATCAGAGGCGATTGATATTGTAAGGATTTGTGCGGCCTCTCTGTGTTGTAATCCTGCCTCCATTTCTCACAATGTTCCCTTACTTCTCTCATTGTTGTAAATATATATGCGTTTAATAATTCACGGCGTATGCTCCCGTTTTTTCTTTCAATAAAAGCATTCTGCATTGGGCGACCTGGTTGTATAAACTGAAGTGTAATGTGTCGCTTACTGCACCATTCTTCTAATTTATGACTGATAAATTCAGGACCGTTATCCATCCTGATATTGGCAGGGCAACCCCGCTCTTGTACCAATCGCTCCAGCACCCTTATTACTCTTAGAGTAGGCAATGAAGTGTCAGTTTCTATTGCCAGAGATTCCCTGTTAAAATCTTCCAATACATTAAACAGGCGTATTTTTCGGCCATCCTGTAAACTATCATTCATAAAGTCTATGCTCCACATTTGGTTAAAACTTGTGGGTAGTGTTAAGGGTTGCTTTATCCTTTCCGGTAAACGTTTTTTGGGCTTGCGCCTGATGTTTAAATTCATTTTCCTATATACACGCCTCACTCGCTTATGATTCCAACCATAGCCACGGTTGCGCAGTCGATAAAAGCTTTGCCAAAAGCCAATAACCGGATGCTTCTTCACAAGTCCTTCAAGGGCATCCTCTATCTGAGAATCATCTTTTGTTTTAGCTGTATATTGAAAACTGCTCCGTGGTAGCTTCACGATTTTGCAAGCCTTGCTAACACTACAATGTGCTTCTTCTATTAGTTGAAACACAGCTTCTCTTTTGTCAGCAGGCGTTATAACTTTTTTCGATAAAACCTTTCATTGCCCGGTTCTCGAAAGTGAGCTCCGCTACTATTTTTTTGTACTGCGATAACTCCGCTTCCATTTCTTTTATGCGCTTTACATCACTGGTTTCCATGCCGCCATATTTGGCTTTCCAGTTGTAAAAGGTAGCATCGCTAATACCCAACTCACGGCAAACATCCTTGGCAGGTATGCCGCTTTCCTGTTTCTTAATTGAAGCCACTATCTGGCTTTCGGTAAATCTTGTTCTTTTCATAATTGACAATTTTAAAATTAAAGATTATTCTCTAATTTCAAACTGCCGAAGATTGGGGACGCTTACAGATGGAATTCAGATGCTTTATCGTTTTATTCAACAGGTATAATTAAGGATATTCAAATAAGAGAATAAAATTTAATTGTTTTTATAAACAGAATTCAAAATGGGCTGATTAATTATTATCAGCCCATTTTTTACAACTTTACTACAGCCAACAAAAGTATTTGCAAAAGCAGGGCTGAACGATGTAACATCAGCTGTGTGCAGGCATCAGCAGTGGTTCGGGCTCGTTCAATGTTCAGCTTTAGTTCTTAACTTCAACAACATATTTTCAAACGAGCATTTGTACCAAGCTGGACAATCAATGAATTTCCTGCCTTCGCAAATATTCCAACAGTAGATCCCGGCAATTGCCCACCCCCAACAGGTGGGCCGGGCTGGGTGCCGATACCGTGGCAGGATGAACCGTCTTCATTTGACCCCAATAATCCATGTAATGTAGTAGACTCTTTGTTGAAAACTACGGCATTTCCTATATTGCTTCACAAATTGCGAGATTCTACGATAAATAATTATGAAATTGGCTATTCTCAAGTAAATACACTAAGCCCAGCAAATTATTCAGAAACTTATTTTTCAGGGCAAAATGAAGTTGATGCGCTTGCGGTAAATGTAGTTTTAAATAATTCTTCAGATGGAGTGGCACATAATCATTATAACAGCCCGGACCGGCTGCATAATTTTAGCGCAGAAGATATTTACAAGCTGGCTTACTATTGGAGTATCGGCAAAATAAACAACCTGTCTAATTTTTCATATACAGTAGTTACAGATTCAACATCATACATTTTAATGATAGATGACCCGACTGCTTTTATATCTTTTGCACAGTCCTGGTTTAATAGTCAGGCGCATTTCGATTTTTTCAAAATTCATCTTTATAGAAATTATCATTATGGAGAACAAGGAAATTCAATTGCAGAAGATGAAAAGACATTTTTAAGCGCATTACAGGCCCCACCTTTAAATGGCGCAGGGCTTAAATTATTTCGTGAAAATAAAGAAATGAACAGTTTTACACCCATAAAAGTGTCTTCCACAGGGCAGTTAGTAACCAACCCCTGTAATTAACATAACATCCTTTATAAAATTATTAATTTTACTAAAATGAAACCAATCATAATTATTATATTTAGTTTCTTCCTTACTAAGAGCTCATTTACTCAAACAATTACAACCAACCCCCAACTGGATAAATTTGTAGGCGTATGGCGCTGGACAAGCGGAGCTGATACTGTGGAAATAACGCTGCAAAAGCAAGTATATATTCTTCAATTTACAAATAAGCACTCGGAAGTTCTTGTTGGTTGGCATCGTTACGTAAAAAATGGGGTACTCCAGCAGTCATCTTATCAATATTTAGGAAGAGATGTTAATCTTGACTTTAATGATGCTGCTCTGGATGCAAAAACTACTTTGTTAGGCACAGTGTACTCTACTTCATCAAACAAAGCATATTTTTATGCGTTTTGGGACTTAGTATTGCACAAAGGTTTCGAACTTTTTCTAACTCTCCTACCAAATTCTAACACTCAGGCTACTTGGGTTTTAAAACAGCCACGAGGTTTGTATACCGGTCCGGAAGGCTTAAACGGAGTTTTCTCAATGCCCAGAAATTTAGTGCTTACAAAGTTGTAAGTATGCAGCGGAAACGAAGTGTATGTAATTCCATTTGTACGAGATACGCAAAACTATGTAAATGCAACTTCTTTATGTGGTATCGGAATTTATAAATCTACTCAACCATATAAAAATTCATTTATAAAATTAAACCCTTAATAATGAAAAAATATTTTAGCATTTTTATTTTTTCTTTTTTTCTAAATAACTATAGTTTAATTGCACAACAACCTCCATTGGAACAGCAATTAATTAGCCTGGATCTCAATTTCTTTTTAAATAAACCTATTGATACATTATTGGCTTATATTCCACATTCAGATTCAATTTTTGTTAGCAGTACCGAACCTATCTACCGTGGTGCCGGATTAATAATTGAGTATAATCAAACCCCATTTTTATGGATTTATATTAATATTTATGAACCCCAGTATATTACAGCATTTAGCCCCAATTATTTAAATCCCGAAAATGCATGGCCATTTTCGTTGTTAAAAAAAGAAAAAATTGGCAGAATTTTAATTTATAAATATGCAACTACGCTAATTAATGAGGCTAGTATTCAATAGAAATAGAGTTATCCAGTTTTATTTTTCAATATTTTCGGTATATAGTTCATTTAAAAAATTGGAAGGCTTCAATAGAACAACATGCAATTCAAAATCATTTTGAAGGCAGTTTTGTAACTGCTCATAATGGCAACAATTATGCAATTAGCATATCCAATAAAACACAAGCCGATATTTTTTTAAATACAAAAAGCCAGTACCTTGATGCAGTTACCAACAATTGGAAAGAAGATTCTGATATAGGAAAGGCATTTACTGTACCCAGGTTTATTACTTCGCTACTAAGCCTTATTTCCGGTTGCCTGGTTACACGTGAATTTTTGCAGGAAGCAAGTAGCAAAACAAGAAATAATAAAATGAAATTAATTTTCATTTAAAAGAACTTTAATCAAAGGGATTTCCTTGTCTAAAAATAAATCCGCAACTTCTGGTCCAAACCCATTTTCAGTTTGCCTGATTTTCCCTGCCTTGTCAATAACCATTCCAAAAGGATATCCTTTTAATTTCAGGTTTGAACTCAAAATCCCGTTATTGTCATAGTACCGTATTGTTGAATTTTTCTTTTCCCTGCAGGTCTCCAAATATGATTCAAAATCATCAATCTTCCCATTTTGGATATAAATAATTTGAAAGGAAGAATCGGGTATCTCTTCACGCAGCTTTTCCAGAGCATCTTCTTTGATGACGCATGGCCAGCAATTTCTAAAATAAAACTCAATCAGGTAAACTTTATTCTTTTTAAAAACATCCTGGTATGTATTGCCTAAAGTATCCTTAAGCTCAACATTATTAAAATAGTTAAGCGCTGAATTATTCTTTAAATTGTTATGCTTGAAAAACAAATTCCGGTTAATAATTTGAGGCATAAAATAAAAAACTGAGCTAAAATAAAAAATCATCAATATTAAACAGCTGGCAATTTTTAAGGAAATTCTCCATTTCAGCCACATATAACCCATTATGTATGACAAAGACATAGCAATAATACTCATTGCTATTCTTCCTGGAAAATCACCAATTAGAAATACAAAAACTTCAAGGGAGAACAAAATAATACTATTGGCCAACGGTGTTGTATGCAATTCAATTCAATATTAAAATAAAAATTATTGATTAAAAGCCATTAAAATCCTTCATTACTGTGAAGCATTTAAATTTGGCGCTTGCATCCTCTCTCTGCCAGGAAAACTAATTTTTCAACCGCTTAAAAACCCAGCAACCCTACCATTTCTTCTAAAAATTTTTTATCGGTTTCGTCAAAGCTATTTAGTGTAGCGCTGTCTGCATCCAGCACGGCAACCACTTGATTGTTTTTAAAAACGGCCACCACAATCTCCGATTGGGATAAGCTGCTGCAGGCAATATGACCGGGGAATTTTTCTACATCGGGAACTATTAATGTAGCTTTATTTTGCCAGGCAGCACCGCATACGCCACGGCCCATTTTAATGCGGGTGCAGGCCACCGGCCCCTGGAACGGGCCCAGCACCAGTTCCGCTCCATTTACCAAATAAAAACCTACCCAAAGCCAGCCAAACTGCTCTTTTAACGCCGCAACCATATTGGCCATATTGGCAATTAAATCGGTTTCTCCATACAGCAAAGCTTTTACCTGCGGCAGCAGGGCGCTGTACATTTCTTCTTTTGTTCCCGCAATAATTTTTAAATCTTCGGCCATTGTAAAAAATTAAATGATTTCATTCAGCGTTTCGAAAATTAATGATGGTTCAAACCCTTTTTGCAATAAATATTGCTGCAACTTCTTTTTTTTATTCAGCAGATTTTTTTCTGTTTTTAATGTTGCCAGCTTTTCTGCTGCAAGCTTTTTACTAGCGTTAAGGTATTCATCGTTATCTATTGCCATTAATGCTTTTTTGATACAATAGTCACTTACCTGTTTTTGCTTTAGCGCATATTTAATCTTTTGCCTTCCCCATAGTTTGATGCGAAATTTTCCGCCGGCATAAGCAATGGCAAACCTTTCTTCGTTGAGATAATTTTCTTCTATGAGTTGTACAATAAGCGTTTCCACTTCGGTTTTATACAACCCGAAACTGAACAACTTTTCTTTTACTTCTTTATGGCTGCGCTCCTGGTAAGCACAATAATGCTTAATTTTTTGCCATGCCTTATCTTTTCCTATATTGAGTGTACGCATGAGCAAATTTACTGTGCAAAAGCCAGTAAATTTTGTGGGAAATTATTAAAGTTTTACAATAAAAAAACGGCTGCAACTGCTTAGTTTTGAACCTACCCTAAAAATAAATTATTTGTATTGCTTTACTGGCAATCTTTTATCTTTGGCGCATAATTAAAAAAGGTTTATGAAGTTTATTGTATCGTCTTCGTATTTACTCAGGCAATTGCAACAAATAAGTGGCGTAATTAACGCCAATACGGTGTTACCCATTTTGGAAGATTTTTTATTTGAAATTGAAAAAAACAAACTTTCCGTAACGGCAACCGACCTGGAAACGGTGATGAAAGTGCATTTGGATATAGAAGCCAAAGACAGCGGTAAAGTATGCATTCCTGCAAAAATTTTGCTGGACTCATTAAAAAACCTGGCCGATCAGCCGCTTACTTTTAATATTGACAAAAATTTTGCCGTAGAAATTACCAGCGACAATGGTAAGTATAAAGTGATGGGCGAAAACCCCGATAATTTCCCCAAAGAGCCTGCGGCAGATGAATCCAGCAGCTTTAGTATGACATCGGCGCAATTGCTCAATGCAATCAATAAATCTATTTTTGCCGTAAGCACAGACGATTTAAGGCCGGCAATGACAGGCGTATTTTTTGAATTGGATAAAAAAAGCATCAGTTTTGTGGCCACAGATGCACACCGCCTGGTAAAACTCGTTTACAGCAATGTAAGCTGCCCCGAGAAAAGTTCTTTTATTGTGCCTAAAAAACCTTTGAACCTTTTAAAAAGTTCACTGCCCGATAATGAAGATGAATTAACCATTTCTTACAACAGTAACCATTTATTTGTAAAGCATGGC contains:
- a CDS encoding redoxin family protein, giving the protein MANSIILFSLEVFVFLIGDFPGRIAMSIIAMSLSYIMGYMWLKWRISLKIASCLILMIFYFSSVFYFMPQIINRNLFFKHNNLKNNSALNYFNNVELKDTLGNTYQDVFKKNKVYLIEFYFRNCWPCVIKEDALEKLREEIPDSSFQIIYIQNGKIDDFESYLETCREKKNSTIRYYDNNGILSSNLKLKGYPFGMVIDKAGKIRQTENGFGPEVADLFLDKEIPLIKVLLNEN
- a CDS encoding GAF domain-containing protein, whose translation is MAEDLKIIAGTKEEMYSALLPQVKALLYGETDLIANMANMVAALKEQFGWLWVGFYLVNGAELVLGPFQGPVACTRIKMGRGVCGAAWQNKATLIVPDVEKFPGHIACSSLSQSEIVVAVFKNNQVVAVLDADSATLNSFDETDKKFLEEMVGLLGF
- a CDS encoding RecX family transcriptional regulator, translated to MRTLNIGKDKAWQKIKHYCAYQERSHKEVKEKLFSFGLYKTEVETLIVQLIEENYLNEERFAIAYAGGKFRIKLWGRQKIKYALKQKQVSDYCIKKALMAIDNDEYLNASKKLAAEKLATLKTEKNLLNKKKKLQQYLLQKGFEPSLIFETLNEII
- the dnaN gene encoding DNA polymerase III subunit beta → MKFIVSSSYLLRQLQQISGVINANTVLPILEDFLFEIEKNKLSVTATDLETVMKVHLDIEAKDSGKVCIPAKILLDSLKNLADQPLTFNIDKNFAVEITSDNGKYKVMGENPDNFPKEPAADESSSFSMTSAQLLNAINKSIFAVSTDDLRPAMTGVFFELDKKSISFVATDAHRLVKLVYSNVSCPEKSSFIVPKKPLNLLKSSLPDNEDELTISYNSNHLFVKHGGTELVCRLIDARFPDYKVVIPSDNPYKMTVNRSAFQNALRRVSVFSNKSTNQVALSITGSELQLSSQDVDFSFEGNERMACQYDGEDLQIAFNAKFLIEMLSGADSDEINMELSTATKAGIIKPVEEAEGEKLLMLVMPLMLNN